One region of bacterium genomic DNA includes:
- a CDS encoding response regulator, producing the protein MPLANRVTPRRNERSVLCPRRNVLIIDDEENLLEPLTLGLEQLSPGFSYTATSDPVEGMVLLDRMHVDVLVTDMIMPYVTGLDIIEQVVNHFPQTACILMTAYGSPDIELILDEYSVSYVEKPLDLDVLHRMIVNLTRESKTGTDMSGVILPTFVRVLATKELTCRVDIECREKKKGTLFFSQGELFNAKLGNLSPEAAAEAMLTCEKSKITIHQFKHPFRRKIHRSMEEILHVTSGEEEEPFATIGGADSFDDPDCGYLDTGNLIGLLSAGVTLKYNLLPRKE; encoded by the coding sequence ATGCCTCTGGCAAACCGAGTTACGCCCCGGCGAAACGAGCGGAGCGTGCTATGCCCCCGGCGAAACGTACTCATCATTGACGACGAGGAAAACCTCCTGGAGCCGCTCACCCTGGGCCTAGAGCAACTTTCCCCGGGGTTCTCCTACACCGCCACCTCCGACCCGGTGGAGGGGATGGTGCTGCTGGACCGGATGCACGTGGACGTCCTGGTCACCGACATGATAATGCCCTACGTCACCGGCCTGGACATCATCGAGCAGGTCGTCAACCATTTCCCCCAGACCGCCTGCATTTTAATGACGGCCTACGGCTCGCCGGACATCGAGCTGATTCTGGACGAGTACTCGGTCAGCTACGTCGAGAAGCCGCTGGACCTGGACGTGCTCCACCGGATGATAGTCAACCTGACGAGGGAATCCAAAACCGGGACCGACATGAGCGGGGTCATACTGCCCACCTTCGTCCGGGTGCTGGCGACGAAGGAGCTGACCTGCCGGGTGGACATCGAGTGCCGGGAGAAGAAGAAGGGGACGCTATTCTTCTCGCAGGGGGAGCTCTTCAACGCCAAGCTCGGCAACCTGTCGCCCGAGGCGGCGGCGGAAGCCATGCTGACCTGCGAAAAGTCGAAGATAACCATCCACCAGTTCAAGCACCCCTTCCGCCGGAAAATCCATCGGAGCATGGAGGAGATTCTGCACGTGACGTCGGGGGAGGAAGAGGAACCCTTCGCCACCATCGGCGGTGCGGATTCCTTCGACGATCCCGACTGCGGTTACCTCGACACGGGGAACCTCATCGGGCTCCTCTCCGCCGGCGTCACGCTGAAGTACAACCTGCTCCCGCGGAAGGAGTGA